Proteins encoded together in one uncultured Desulfosarcina sp. window:
- the cobS gene encoding adenosylcobinamide-GDP ribazoletransferase, with amino-acid sequence MNALIASLQFISAIPLGRPRPFDPRGIIVSFPLAGLVIGVVLAICDWIFTALWTPAVAGVLDTVLLAAITGALHLDGLADMADGLYGRREREKALAIMKDSRVGAMGLVAVVCVLLTKSTALGHVDHARFLALVLIPAYARSAMIFGIRFLPYARGKEGTGSPFFETPLASRDFLFVAVPVLLSLFLGWRGLLLNLVFALGTAGLIILYQRKLGGITGDLLGAMTEVLEAVLFLAVCVGATP; translated from the coding sequence ATGAATGCGCTGATCGCCTCGCTCCAGTTCATCAGCGCCATTCCGCTGGGAAGACCGCGTCCCTTCGACCCCAGGGGCATCATTGTCAGCTTTCCCCTGGCCGGCCTGGTCATCGGCGTGGTGCTGGCCATCTGCGACTGGATCTTCACTGCCCTCTGGACACCGGCGGTGGCCGGCGTGCTGGATACGGTGCTGCTGGCAGCCATCACCGGGGCCTTGCATTTAGACGGGCTTGCCGACATGGCCGATGGTCTTTACGGACGCCGCGAACGGGAAAAAGCCCTGGCCATCATGAAGGACAGCCGGGTGGGCGCCATGGGCCTGGTGGCCGTGGTCTGTGTGCTGCTGACCAAGAGTACGGCCCTGGGTCATGTCGATCATGCCCGCTTCCTGGCGTTGGTCCTGATTCCGGCCTATGCCCGCTCCGCTATGATCTTCGGCATCCGTTTTCTGCCCTATGCCCGGGGTAAGGAAGGCACCGGCAGCCCCTTTTTTGAAACGCCCCTGGCGTCCAGGGATTTCCTCTTCGTTGCCGTGCCGGTGTTGCTCTCCCTGTTTCTCGGCTGGCGCGGCCTGCTGCTCAACCTGGTTTTCGCCCTGGGCACGGCCGGCCTGATCATCCTTTATCAACGCAAACTCGGCGGCATCACCGGCGACCTGCTCGGCGCCATGACCGAGGTTCTGGAAGCCGTTCTCTTTCTGGCGGTCTGTGTGGGAGCTACCCCATGA
- the cobU gene encoding bifunctional adenosylcobinamide kinase/adenosylcobinamide-phosphate guanylyltransferase has protein sequence MTDTTKILILGGCRSGKSAHALQLAESMGPRRIFVATCVPHDKEMQRRVDLHRQERGDSWMTREVPLDLAGTIRNTGSSADVMLVDCLTLWLSNLLMENDDEARIKESIRDLAEAVGSAACGVILVSNEVGGGIVPENRLARHYRDLAGWTNQAMAAACDRVVWTVAGIPVTIKPSPPGCTP, from the coding sequence ATGACCGATACCACCAAAATACTCATCCTCGGCGGCTGCCGCAGCGGAAAAAGTGCTCACGCCCTGCAACTGGCCGAAAGCATGGGGCCGCGCCGCATCTTCGTGGCCACCTGCGTGCCCCATGACAAGGAGATGCAGCGCCGGGTGGATCTTCATCGGCAGGAGCGCGGCGACAGTTGGATGACCCGGGAAGTTCCCCTGGATCTGGCCGGTACCATCCGCAATACCGGTTCGTCAGCCGATGTGATGCTGGTGGACTGCCTGACCCTGTGGCTGAGCAACCTGCTCATGGAGAACGATGATGAGGCCCGAATAAAAGAATCGATCCGGGATCTGGCCGAGGCCGTGGGTTCGGCCGCCTGCGGGGTGATCCTGGTTTCCAACGAGGTAGGGGGCGGCATCGTTCCCGAAAACCGGCTCGCCAGGCACTACCGGGATCTGGCCGGATGGACGAATCAGGCCATGGCCGCCGCCTGCGACCGGGTCGTATGGACCGTAGCCGGCATTCCCGTGACCATCAAACCGTCCCCGCCGGGGTGCACCCCATGA
- a CDS encoding cobyric acid synthase, producing MNLDSSNKHKNLLAPCLAVFGTGSDVGKSVIAAALCRVFADRDVRVAPYKAQNMSNNSGVTPEGLEMGRAQIVQAEAAGIAPHVDMNPILLKPTSDVGSQVVLLGEAIGNQTAMVYHREKTRLVQTAHAALDRLRRRYNLIVMEGAGSCAEVNLMDHDIVNFSVAEYADAPVILVGDIHRGGIFAQLVGTLECLPRTYRERVAGFIVNRFRGDRRLFDDGVAWIEKKTGRPVFGVLPWYDHIRIDPEDSVVIERPRSVSPERDGKPAVAVIRIPHISNFSDFDPLADIDGLRLHFLETPQDLSAFAAVILPGSKNTRFDLKWLKNSGWQPRLDAFHDGGGHVTGICGGYQMMGTKVHDPDGLEGPPGETPGLGLLPVETVLQAPKTTTLTRFYWDGIEGTGYEIHMGQTRRQKGRDLLHIAERNGKAVDDADGCLTDDRRAMGTYIHGLFDTPELIRRWLEAVGLKGIDVPDMGGLAAKQEQYALLAEHFRRHIDMDRIAALIGFDWK from the coding sequence ATGAACTTGGATTCATCCAACAAACATAAAAATCTCCTAGCCCCCTGCCTCGCCGTTTTCGGCACCGGATCCGATGTAGGCAAAAGCGTCATCGCTGCGGCCCTGTGCCGGGTGTTCGCGGACCGGGATGTGCGGGTGGCGCCCTACAAGGCCCAGAACATGTCCAACAACTCCGGGGTCACGCCCGAAGGACTGGAGATGGGCCGGGCCCAGATCGTCCAGGCCGAGGCCGCCGGCATCGCCCCCCATGTGGACATGAACCCCATCCTGCTCAAACCCACCAGCGATGTGGGCTCCCAGGTGGTGCTCCTCGGCGAGGCCATCGGCAACCAAACGGCCATGGTCTATCACCGGGAAAAGACCCGTCTGGTTCAAACCGCCCACGCGGCCCTGGACCGGCTGCGGCGGCGCTACAACCTGATCGTCATGGAAGGCGCCGGCTCCTGCGCGGAAGTCAATCTCATGGACCACGACATCGTCAATTTCTCCGTGGCCGAATACGCCGATGCGCCGGTGATCCTGGTGGGAGACATCCATCGCGGCGGAATTTTCGCCCAACTTGTCGGCACCCTGGAATGCCTGCCCCGAACTTATCGGGAGCGGGTGGCCGGATTCATCGTCAATCGGTTTCGGGGCGACCGGCGGCTGTTCGACGACGGCGTTGCTTGGATCGAGAAAAAGACCGGCCGGCCGGTTTTCGGCGTGCTGCCCTGGTACGATCACATCCGCATCGATCCGGAAGATTCGGTAGTCATCGAACGTCCTCGCTCGGTCTCCCCGGAAAGGGACGGAAAACCAGCCGTGGCCGTCATCCGCATCCCCCACATTTCCAACTTCAGCGATTTCGACCCACTGGCGGACATCGATGGACTGCGGCTTCATTTCCTGGAGACCCCCCAGGATCTGTCGGCCTTTGCGGCAGTGATCCTGCCCGGATCCAAAAACACCCGCTTCGATTTGAAGTGGTTGAAAAACAGTGGGTGGCAGCCCCGCCTGGACGCCTTTCACGACGGAGGCGGCCACGTTACCGGCATCTGCGGCGGCTACCAGATGATGGGAACGAAGGTTCATGATCCAGACGGCCTGGAAGGCCCGCCGGGAGAGACACCCGGGCTGGGTCTGCTGCCGGTGGAAACCGTCCTCCAGGCGCCCAAGACCACGACGCTGACCCGCTTTTACTGGGACGGCATCGAAGGCACCGGCTATGAAATTCACATGGGCCAAACCCGCCGGCAAAAGGGGCGGGATTTGCTGCACATCGCCGAACGCAACGGAAAGGCGGTGGATGACGCCGACGGTTGCCTGACCGACGACCGGCGGGCCATGGGCACCTATATCCACGGCCTGTTCGACACGCCGGAGCTGATCCGCCGGTGGCTTGAGGCAGTGGGCCTTAAGGGCATCGATGTACCGGATATGGGAGGACTGGCCGCTAAACAGGAGCAGTATGCCCTGCTGGCCGAGCATTTTCGGCGTCATATCGATATGGATCGGATTGCTGCGCTGATTGGCTTTGATTGGAAGTAA
- a CDS encoding cob(I)yrinic acid a,c-diamide adenosyltransferase: MKGYIQVYTGDGKGKTTASLGLALRAAGAGLRVYIAQFIKSGDYSEIKALARFAETITVEQFGRGRFIKGKPAPEDVTAAQKGLQAIRSALDSGDYQVVIMEEGNVAAACGLFAVDEILDIMAGKPENVELVITGRYADPRVIEKADLVTEMKAVKHYYEAGVAARVGIEK; this comes from the coding sequence ATGAAAGGCTATATTCAAGTCTACACCGGCGACGGCAAGGGTAAAACCACCGCATCGTTAGGACTGGCCCTGCGGGCGGCCGGTGCCGGCCTCAGGGTTTACATCGCCCAGTTCATCAAATCCGGCGACTACAGCGAAATCAAGGCCCTGGCCCGCTTTGCGGAGACGATCACCGTCGAGCAGTTCGGCCGGGGCCGGTTCATCAAGGGAAAGCCTGCACCGGAAGATGTAACCGCCGCCCAAAAGGGACTGCAGGCGATCCGCAGCGCCCTGGACTCGGGGGACTACCAGGTGGTGATCATGGAAGAAGGCAACGTGGCCGCCGCCTGCGGCCTGTTTGCCGTCGATGAGATCCTGGACATCATGGCCGGGAAACCGGAAAATGTTGAACTGGTGATCACCGGCCGCTACGCCGATCCCCGCGTCATCGAAAAGGCCGACCTGGTTACGGAGATGAAAGCGGTTAAGCATTATTATGAGGCTGGGGTGGCGGCACGGGTTGGGATAGAAAAATAA
- the mltG gene encoding endolytic transglycosylase MltG — MFRKLLFILFALTFVAICMVGLLYMHLLSWADRPAQTTGAEKLFTVAPGQGLGKTADGLRQEGLVSDALHFTILARLNKQDKQIKAGEYIFSPAMTPNEILGQMVEGRVHLYRVTIPEGFNLVQIAATVAAAGLSTEADFLKTARDPKTAESLNIPGKTVEGYLFPDTYYFPRGLDSATIIATMVKQFEAAFRPEWRQRAEEMGLSIHEVVTLASIIEKETGAPEERPLIASVFHNRLKKGMRLETDPTVIYGISDFDGNIKRQHLETYTPYNTYKIKGLPPGPIASPGALAMEAALYPAQTDYLYFVSKKDGTHHFSKTHKEHNAAVKKYQLRKRKR, encoded by the coding sequence ATGTTCAGAAAATTGCTTTTCATCCTTTTTGCCCTCACCTTTGTCGCCATCTGTATGGTCGGGCTGCTCTACATGCACCTGTTGTCCTGGGCGGATCGGCCGGCGCAAACGACCGGCGCGGAAAAACTGTTCACCGTCGCTCCGGGACAGGGGCTGGGCAAAACCGCCGATGGGTTGCGACAGGAAGGTCTCGTTTCCGATGCCCTGCATTTCACCATCCTGGCCCGACTCAACAAGCAGGACAAACAGATCAAAGCCGGAGAGTACATCTTCTCGCCCGCCATGACCCCCAACGAAATCCTGGGCCAGATGGTGGAAGGTCGGGTCCACCTGTATCGGGTTACCATCCCGGAAGGGTTCAACCTGGTCCAGATTGCGGCCACGGTGGCCGCCGCCGGCCTTTCCACGGAAGCCGACTTTTTAAAAACGGCCCGCGATCCGAAAACGGCCGAGTCCTTGAACATCCCGGGAAAAACCGTTGAGGGCTACCTGTTCCCCGACACCTACTATTTCCCCCGGGGATTGGACAGCGCCACCATCATCGCCACCATGGTCAAGCAGTTCGAAGCCGCTTTCCGGCCCGAATGGCGTCAGCGGGCCGAGGAAATGGGCCTGAGCATTCACGAAGTGGTCACCCTGGCCTCGATCATCGAGAAGGAAACCGGCGCACCTGAAGAGCGCCCCCTGATTGCCTCGGTGTTTCACAACCGGTTGAAAAAGGGCATGCGCCTGGAGACCGACCCCACCGTGATCTACGGCATTTCCGATTTCGACGGCAACATCAAGCGTCAGCACCTGGAAACCTACACGCCATACAACACTTACAAAATCAAAGGGCTGCCCCCCGGCCCCATTGCCAGCCCGGGCGCCCTGGCCATGGAAGCGGCTCTCTACCCGGCCCAGACAGACTATCTTTACTTCGTCTCCAAGAAAGACGGCACCCACCACTTCTCAAAAACGCACAAAGAGCACAATGCGGCCGTGAAAAAATATCAGTTGCGGAAAAGGAAACGCTAA
- a CDS encoding sigma 54-interacting transcriptional regulator, with the protein MKDPKLSSRTASYGKHRQKNRTFRSVFENTGTGTVLIEGDMTISMANSGFESITGLPRESIEDRMRLTDFIHPEDCKRLEEYHIGRVKGRDVPGNYQCRLTSHGNGLRHMAVKAQIIDGTDRSVLSFMDITDLIRSKEALERNEQRLANLMNRLPGMAYRWEGETPYSLEFVSRGCLRLTGYCPSRLIDQAPAYTALIHPEDREQVLTAVNRALQDHQPFELTYRILTASGKETWVWDRGAGTISKEGEIFSVEGFIADFSLYKEMEHNFQKREKQLINENLRLRSSVPGICGLCDLVGKSAPMQRTYELIRQASAIDNGVVLYGESGTGKELAARCIHRLSDRGKGPFVVVNCGAIPESIFESEFFGYRKGAFSGAEKDTEGFLDVADGGTLFLDEVGEISLSGQVKLLRVIDNHGFTPVGGRREKKPNLRIIAATNKDLKAMVEKGTMRGDFFFRIHVFPIRMPPLRDRKEDIPLLIDRLCADSDIPDLTDMSSFSNEALARIMGYEWPGNVRELQNAIQRYITTRNLDFISSDAPSCPKSFDDQIEATAPTLPLKERMQQAEKRYIQQVLDKNQWHRSITAKILGVDRKTLLRKMRSLGIG; encoded by the coding sequence ATGAAAGACCCAAAATTGTCTTCCCGGACTGCTTCATACGGAAAACACCGGCAGAAAAACCGGACATTCCGGAGTGTATTTGAAAATACGGGTACCGGAACCGTTCTCATCGAAGGGGACATGACCATTTCCATGGCCAACAGCGGCTTCGAAAGCATTACCGGTTTACCGAGGGAAAGCATCGAAGACCGGATGCGTCTCACCGATTTCATTCATCCCGAGGATTGCAAACGCCTTGAGGAATATCACATTGGCCGCGTCAAAGGCCGGGACGTTCCCGGGAATTATCAATGCCGCCTGACCAGCCACGGCAACGGCCTTCGGCACATGGCCGTAAAGGCTCAAATCATTGACGGCACCGACAGAAGCGTTCTGTCGTTCATGGACATCACCGATCTGATCCGCTCCAAGGAAGCCCTTGAGCGCAATGAGCAACGACTGGCCAACCTGATGAATCGCCTGCCCGGCATGGCCTACCGATGGGAGGGCGAAACGCCGTATTCCCTGGAATTTGTCAGCCGGGGATGTTTAAGGCTCACCGGATACTGTCCTTCGCGGCTAATCGACCAGGCTCCCGCCTATACGGCGTTGATCCATCCCGAGGATCGCGAACAGGTGCTGACTGCCGTCAACCGGGCGCTCCAGGACCACCAACCCTTTGAACTGACCTACCGCATCCTGACAGCTTCCGGAAAAGAAACTTGGGTCTGGGATCGCGGCGCGGGCACCATATCAAAAGAGGGAGAAATTTTTTCCGTGGAAGGGTTTATCGCCGATTTTTCCCTGTACAAGGAGATGGAGCACAACTTTCAGAAGCGCGAAAAGCAGCTGATCAATGAAAATCTACGCCTGCGTTCGTCGGTACCCGGCATTTGCGGCCTATGCGATCTCGTGGGTAAAAGCGCGCCCATGCAGCGGACCTATGAGCTGATCCGGCAGGCATCCGCGATTGATAACGGGGTCGTACTTTACGGAGAATCCGGCACGGGAAAAGAGCTGGCGGCCCGGTGCATTCATCGTTTGAGCGACCGCGGCAAAGGGCCTTTCGTGGTGGTCAACTGCGGCGCCATTCCGGAATCGATATTTGAAAGCGAATTTTTCGGCTATCGTAAAGGGGCTTTCAGCGGCGCCGAAAAAGACACCGAAGGATTCCTGGACGTGGCCGACGGCGGCACCCTGTTTCTGGATGAAGTCGGCGAAATCAGTCTCTCCGGCCAGGTAAAACTGCTTCGGGTCATCGACAACCACGGTTTTACACCGGTGGGCGGGCGCCGGGAAAAAAAGCCGAATCTGCGGATCATCGCCGCCACCAATAAGGATTTGAAAGCCATGGTCGAAAAAGGGACCATGCGGGGGGACTTCTTTTTCCGAATCCATGTCTTCCCCATACGCATGCCGCCGCTAAGGGATCGAAAGGAAGACATCCCCCTTTTGATCGACAGGCTTTGCGCGGATTCGGATATCCCTGATCTGACGGATATGTCCTCCTTTTCCAACGAAGCCCTGGCCCGGATCATGGGCTACGAATGGCCGGGAAATGTACGGGAACTTCAAAACGCCATTCAACGCTACATTACGACCCGCAATCTTGATTTTATATCGTCGGATGCCCCTTCCTGCCCAAAATCATTCGATGACCAGATAGAAGCCACTGCCCCCACCTTGCCGCTGAAGGAGCGGATGCAGCAAGCTGAAAAACGATACATTCAGCAGGTGTTGGATAAAAATCAGTGGCATCGGTCAATCACGGCCAAGATCCTGGGTGTTGATCGCAAAACGCTGTTGCGCAAAATGCGTAGCCTCGGCATTGGCTGA
- a CDS encoding 4Fe-4S dicluster domain-containing protein, with the protein MEEKAISPGNDKFLDKKTSRRGFLKGAGTMAGIALASTTLGTSRPATAAAAEPVKPKPEMKYLFVERQNCVGCRACEYACSLHHEGVVWPAKSRIHVYKHKGVVDVPVICWHCDDAPCIKSCPTTPKAIEKDPKTNGIKLDPKLCLGAKCNKCIEACPSKFIRRDEENGLPLMCDLCGGDPECVKACLEQSGNPVGPCLMAGKLGFGVNLAYRNVTPAEAGEDLITSMFYPSENGERRP; encoded by the coding sequence ATGGAAGAAAAAGCGATCAGTCCCGGGAACGACAAGTTTCTGGATAAAAAGACCAGTCGGAGAGGCTTTCTGAAAGGTGCCGGAACCATGGCGGGGATCGCCTTGGCTTCAACCACGCTCGGGACGTCCAGGCCGGCGACTGCGGCCGCGGCCGAACCGGTAAAACCGAAACCCGAGATGAAGTATCTCTTTGTCGAGCGGCAGAACTGTGTCGGTTGCCGGGCCTGTGAATACGCTTGCAGCCTGCACCACGAAGGGGTGGTATGGCCGGCCAAGTCGAGAATTCACGTCTACAAGCACAAAGGGGTGGTCGATGTGCCGGTGATCTGCTGGCACTGCGATGACGCGCCTTGCATCAAATCCTGCCCCACAACGCCCAAGGCCATCGAGAAGGACCCCAAAACCAACGGCATCAAGCTGGATCCAAAGCTCTGCCTCGGCGCCAAATGCAACAAGTGTATCGAAGCCTGCCCGTCGAAATTCATCCGGCGGGACGAGGAAAATGGGCTGCCGCTGATGTGCGATCTGTGCGGTGGTGATCCCGAGTGTGTAAAGGCCTGTCTGGAACAGTCCGGCAACCCCGTCGGTCCCTGCCTGATGGCCGGCAAACTCGGTTTCGGGGTGAATCTGGCCTACCGCAATGTCACGCCGGCGGAAGCCGGAGAAGACCTGATCACTAGCATGTTTTATCCCAGTGAAAACGGCGAAAGGAGGCCCTGA
- a CDS encoding aldehyde ferredoxin oxidoreductase family protein, translating to MANPKGGHFGRILEIDLTAQKYKTLTIDEKTCRRYLGGCGMGSYLLFQRLKPKHDPMAADSPIFMGVGPLSGTACASTRCSFVNKSPYTGLLSHAEVGSFIGNELKWAGWDGILVTGKSKKPVYLYVRNDKVEFKDASKLWGKDTHVTEESILDELKDTYVKVASIGPGGENEVGYSAVMVERFRAAARTGTGALMGNKKLKAIAIRGTKYVPVVDRETFHKVAEANKQFSINKEGWQGIKRWGTAGLLELKHHVTGSLVTKNYQTTWYPDIEEIGAEQANRRFWKKHSACYNCPNHCMKLGVIRGGDYDGLIAEGPEYETGGLLGSNLGLADFDLMMAAIELCDAMGLDSISAGGSIGFAMEAFQRGLLTADKFDGMTLEWGDGEAAIELIRKIAYKEGQAGKFLAKGVSAMAKELGGNAADFACVVKGKEMAAHDPRGDKPRGVSYAMGTCGGDHHEGNSPAGQAQRCLHNSLVICSFIGGYWAPKMFVDMLNPLCGWDMDEAELMATARRIRTLERCFNVREGTSRKDDTLPKRMLTEPLPEGPKKGSLFSPEEMKKVQDDYYAYFGWDDNGIPTEKTLKELGLEFAIGDVKAAA from the coding sequence ATGGCAAATCCCAAAGGCGGCCATTTTGGGCGCATTCTGGAAATCGATCTGACCGCTCAGAAATACAAAACCCTGACCATCGATGAAAAAACCTGCCGACGCTATCTGGGCGGATGCGGCATGGGCAGCTATCTGCTGTTCCAGCGGCTCAAACCCAAACACGATCCCATGGCTGCGGACAGCCCGATCTTCATGGGCGTCGGCCCCCTGTCCGGCACGGCCTGCGCATCGACCCGGTGCAGCTTCGTCAACAAAAGCCCTTACACCGGTCTATTGAGTCATGCCGAAGTCGGCAGTTTCATCGGCAATGAACTCAAGTGGGCCGGGTGGGACGGCATCCTGGTTACCGGGAAATCGAAAAAGCCGGTCTATCTGTACGTCCGTAACGACAAGGTTGAGTTCAAGGACGCCTCCAAATTGTGGGGCAAGGACACCCATGTGACCGAGGAGTCGATTCTTGATGAACTCAAGGACACCTACGTCAAGGTGGCCTCCATCGGACCCGGTGGGGAAAACGAGGTGGGCTACTCAGCGGTGATGGTGGAACGGTTCCGTGCGGCGGCCCGGACCGGCACCGGCGCCCTGATGGGCAACAAAAAGCTCAAGGCAATTGCGATACGGGGAACAAAGTATGTACCGGTGGTGGACCGTGAGACTTTTCACAAGGTCGCCGAGGCCAACAAGCAGTTCTCCATTAATAAGGAGGGGTGGCAGGGCATCAAGCGCTGGGGTACTGCCGGCCTGTTGGAACTCAAGCACCACGTCACCGGATCATTGGTCACCAAAAACTACCAGACAACCTGGTATCCGGATATCGAGGAAATCGGTGCCGAACAGGCCAACCGCCGGTTCTGGAAAAAGCACAGCGCCTGCTACAACTGCCCGAACCACTGCATGAAGCTCGGGGTCATTCGTGGCGGGGACTATGACGGCCTGATTGCCGAAGGACCGGAGTACGAGACCGGCGGCTTGCTGGGCAGCAACCTGGGACTGGCGGATTTCGACCTGATGATGGCCGCCATCGAATTGTGCGATGCCATGGGGCTGGATTCCATCTCCGCCGGCGGCAGCATCGGGTTTGCCATGGAAGCTTTTCAGCGGGGCCTGCTCACGGCCGACAAATTCGACGGCATGACCCTCGAGTGGGGTGACGGCGAAGCGGCTATCGAGCTGATCCGCAAGATTGCCTACAAAGAAGGCCAGGCTGGAAAATTCCTGGCAAAAGGCGTCTCCGCCATGGCCAAGGAACTGGGCGGCAACGCGGCGGATTTCGCCTGTGTGGTCAAAGGCAAGGAAATGGCAGCCCATGATCCGCGCGGCGACAAACCGCGCGGCGTCAGTTATGCCATGGGAACCTGCGGCGGGGACCATCACGAAGGCAACAGCCCGGCCGGACAGGCTCAGCGGTGTCTGCACAACTCTTTGGTGATCTGTTCTTTTATCGGCGGCTACTGGGCTCCCAAAATGTTTGTGGACATGCTCAATCCGCTTTGCGGCTGGGACATGGACGAAGCCGAACTGATGGCTACCGCCCGTCGCATCCGAACGCTGGAACGTTGTTTCAACGTCAGGGAGGGGACAAGCCGCAAGGACGATACACTGCCCAAGCGGATGCTGACCGAACCCCTGCCGGAAGGACCGAAAAAGGGATCGCTTTTCTCGCCCGAGGAGATGAAGAAGGTGCAGGATGACTACTATGCCTACTTCGGCTGGGACGACAACGGTATCCCCACGGAAAAAACCCTTAAGGAACTGGGGCTTGAGTTTGCTATCGGAGATGTAAAGGCAGCTGCCTGA
- a CDS encoding 4Fe-4S dicluster domain-containing protein: MEAPRRKFIHFLVSAAVSGTFFGLLKSGNAKALPRPPAALIEDDFLSSCAKCYRCIDACPANALRPASILEGIANFGTPVLDPSRCIFCMECVRACPTGAIAKVPKEEVDIGVAVIDKDICLAWQKKKRCKDCYRVCEAKAIKMEKSRYPVVIADRCNGCGACVRRCPTQPLSVKVVYEDAKRYPAPQARVAMRPEDRLGPYEFEQDDYATWFGKRLKKIAQNHGLAGKEDAEQ, encoded by the coding sequence ATGGAAGCCCCCCGCAGGAAGTTCATCCATTTTCTGGTCAGCGCGGCTGTCTCCGGCACCTTTTTCGGTTTGCTGAAAAGCGGCAATGCCAAAGCACTGCCCAGACCGCCGGCAGCTCTCATCGAGGACGATTTCTTAAGCAGTTGCGCCAAGTGCTACCGCTGCATCGACGCTTGTCCGGCCAATGCACTCCGGCCCGCCTCAATCCTGGAAGGGATCGCTAATTTCGGTACGCCGGTGCTCGATCCGAGCCGCTGCATTTTCTGCATGGAATGCGTCCGGGCCTGTCCCACGGGCGCCATTGCCAAAGTTCCGAAGGAAGAGGTCGATATCGGGGTCGCCGTCATCGACAAGGATATCTGCCTGGCTTGGCAGAAGAAGAAACGGTGCAAGGACTGCTACCGGGTCTGCGAGGCCAAGGCGATCAAAATGGAAAAGAGTCGTTACCCGGTGGTGATTGCCGACCGCTGCAATGGCTGCGGTGCCTGCGTTCGCCGCTGTCCCACCCAGCCGCTGTCGGTGAAGGTGGTCTACGAGGATGCCAAACGATACCCGGCCCCGCAGGCGCGCGTTGCCATGCGCCCGGAGGACCGGCTCGGTCCCTATGAGTTCGAGCAGGACGATTATGCGACCTGGTTCGGCAAACGCTTGAAAAAGATCGCTCAAAACCATGGCCTGGCCGGCAAGGAAGATGCGGAGCAATGA
- a CDS encoding FAD-dependent oxidoreductase, with the protein MRQTTRTETSDDSILVVGGGVAGISAALDLARAGRNVHLVERDGELGGRTARLDKLYPTDHCGFCPVWTEVRLCRNHSCITVHTWTTVQSIEPDDGFWTVVLQHAPNAIDPAGCICCGRCAPACSEDAVAMTAPHVYPPAFRIDATRCTGCGDCIKACPTGAIDLKRQPEDRRIRVQGVIWATGFEVADLSAASAAAPELGAGSHADIMDAMAFETWIAEAGPNRGQVRCHDGRPAGQVAFIQCAGARDRRSQPQCSMVCCMHALKQARWVRRRNPDVRCVIFYTDLRTEGRGYETYYRDEALAEGIELVRGRPGLVHPLPGGDGIAVKYENTLTRTPAMERFDLVVLNGGLRPGSTCNGSAPGDMTIDFVADDKARNARSCGFCKAPADVETAAVQGSAAAMETLTEVLR; encoded by the coding sequence ATGAGACAAACCACCCGAACAGAGACGTCCGATGATTCCATTCTGGTCGTTGGGGGCGGGGTGGCTGGCATCAGCGCCGCCCTGGACCTGGCCCGGGCCGGCCGCAACGTTCACCTGGTGGAGCGTGACGGCGAATTGGGCGGACGGACGGCGCGGCTCGACAAACTCTATCCCACGGATCACTGCGGTTTCTGTCCGGTATGGACCGAAGTCCGTCTTTGCCGGAATCACTCCTGCATCACCGTTCACACCTGGACCACGGTTCAGTCCATAGAACCCGACGACGGCTTTTGGACCGTGGTGCTTCAGCATGCGCCCAACGCCATCGATCCTGCTGGCTGCATCTGCTGTGGGCGGTGTGCTCCGGCATGTTCGGAAGATGCCGTGGCGATGACCGCACCGCATGTCTATCCGCCGGCGTTTCGGATCGATGCGACGCGTTGTACAGGCTGCGGCGACTGTATCAAGGCCTGCCCCACCGGCGCCATCGATCTTAAACGGCAACCCGAAGACCGGCGAATCCGGGTTCAAGGTGTGATTTGGGCCACGGGTTTCGAGGTGGCCGATCTATCGGCAGCTTCGGCGGCGGCTCCGGAATTAGGCGCCGGCAGCCATGCGGACATCATGGACGCGATGGCCTTTGAAACATGGATCGCCGAAGCCGGCCCCAACCGGGGGCAGGTTCGCTGTCACGACGGCCGACCGGCCGGGCAGGTGGCGTTCATCCAGTGTGCCGGGGCGCGTGATCGGCGCTCGCAGCCCCAGTGCAGTATGGTCTGCTGCATGCATGCCCTCAAGCAGGCCCGCTGGGTCCGGCGCCGCAATCCCGATGTTCGCTGCGTGATTTTTTACACCGATTTGCGGACCGAGGGGCGCGGGTACGAGACCTATTACCGCGATGAGGCACTGGCCGAAGGCATAGAGCTGGTCCGCGGCCGGCCGGGTTTGGTGCATCCGCTTCCCGGCGGAGACGGTATCGCCGTGAAATACGAAAACACGCTTACCCGGACGCCGGCCATGGAACGCTTCGATCTGGTGGTGCTCAACGGCGGCCTGCGGCCCGGTTCAACCTGCAACGGTTCGGCCCCCGGCGACATGACCATCGATTTCGTGGCGGATGACAAGGCCCGGAACGCACGCAGCTGCGGCTTCTGCAAAGCGCCGGCCGATGTGGAAACCGCGGCCGTCCAGGGATCGGCGGCAGCCATGGAAACACTGACGGAGGTGCTCCGATGA